The genomic region TACTAAATAAGTTACTGGAAATATCCCTAAAACCCTGACGAACCATAAATGAAAAGATTAATCTACACGTTAATTCTAATAAGTATTTTCCTGCCATCTCAACTTTATGCAGTTCCTCATAAACAAATCAATAAAAACAAGCAAAGCAGTTACAACAAAAAACACAGGACTTCTAACAAAAAGAATTCTTATCGCAAAAAGCCCGTTCCATATATTTGTCCGATTGATCGATTGGAAACTGTTTTAACAAAAGGGGTCCAATATATCAGGATCAGAAAAAGAATTAATCGTGGTCCGATAAATATTCACGTTCTAAAAATAAATCTAACAGTACCCGGAATATGCATTGAACCTGCCCTTGCAAATAACAAGGTAGGAGAGCTAGCTTCCATAAAAAAGATTGTGGACCAGAATAATGCCCTTGCTGCCGTAAACGGGTCTTTTTTTAATCCGTTTCCAACATTCCCAATCGGAAGAATGATTAGAAACGGCAACTCACTATTTAAAGAAGATAACCTATTTCAGAGATCGGTATTTGGCATAAACTATAATAATGAAGCGTTTATCCAAATTCCTTACGTCAAAGATTCCGTTATTATCGATAACGATGTGACTAAAAAATTTTTTATTATGGGAATTAATCGAGAACGAAAAACCGATGACATTATTTTATTTACACCTGAATATGGCTCCTCAACTCGATCAAACAATTCCGGAGATGAAGTAGTCGTCGAAAACAACAAAGCCATATGTATACTTAAAAACCAAGGAAACACCCCCATTCCAAAATCAGGATATGTCTTATCATTTCATGGGATGGCTGCGAAATATACAAACTTGATTACCCCAGGGTCAACCATAAAAACACAACTTGATGAAGATACCAAATGGCTCAACGTAAAACAAGCGATTTCAGGCGGACCAAGGCTGCTCAAAAATGGAATAAATGTTGTTCACCCACATTTTAATCTGGAAAACTTCAATGAAGCTTTTCGTATTCCCAGAGCAAGAACTGCCGTAGGGATAAATAGCTTTGGAGAGGTAATCTTCGTTGTTATCGAAAAAACCAAACATAGCACAGGGGTAACATTTACAGAGCTTGCCTTGATAATGAAAGATCTCGAAGCGGTTGACGCAATGGCATTGGATGGTGGAAGCTCAAGCTCTATGTATATCAGTACAGGGTATCATAGCCCAATCGGAACGAAATCATTGCCGTCAATAAATAACGCACTCCTCATTATAAAAACAATTAACACAGTCACCATTGATAACTCAGGAAAATCTTTTGCAGAAAAAAAACAATTATAAAAATCCTTCATTTTCCCAATTCAAAGGTTTGAAGATAAAAAAACTATTTTTTCTGGAATGAATATGTCATATGAAGGTGATCATCATAATAGCCTTCAATTAAAGCGACCGCGTCTTCTATCATAACAATCTCTTCATTCGTAGGAATTACAAGAATCTTCACTTTCGAGTCATCCATTGAAATTACTTCTTCTTTTTTCACCTTATCAACGAGATTATTTTTTGCTTTATCAAACTTCATGCCAAGAAAATCTAAGCCATCACAGGTTTTTTCTCGAATAATAGGACTATTTTCACCAACTCCGGCAGTAAAAACAACAGCATCAACCCGCCCTAATACCGCAGAATAAGATCCGATACGTTTTTTTAGTCTATAGGTCTCCATCTCAATTGCAAGCTGGCATAAATAATCGCCTTCACTGGCATACTTTACAACATCCCGTCGATCCGAATACTTACCGGTAATACCAAGGATGCCGCTCTTTTTATTCAGTATCTTTTCTACTTCTGCTTCGGTCAGATTCTCTTTTTGCATAATATAGGAAATAATTGCAGGATCAATATTACCGCTTCTGGTTCCCATCATCGCACCTTCAAGCGGCGTAAGCCCCATTGAAGTATCAACTGAAACGCCATTCTTTACTGCCGTAATGCTAACTCCGTTCCCGATATGCATGGTAATTACATTCGTCTCCGAAGGATGCTTCCCCAGAATAACAGCAGCCCGTTTAGAGACATACAGGTGCGAAGTGCCATGAAACCCATATCTTCTAACTTTGTATTTCGTATACCATTCGTAAGGCAATGGATAAATATAAGCGTAATCAGGTATCGTCTGGTGAAAAGCTGTATCAAACACTGCGATGTGAGGGATTGTTGACAATGTTGCTTTTGCAGCTTCTATCCCAACAATATTGGGTGGATTATGAAGCGGAGCTAAAGAGGCCACATCTTTAATTACCTGAAGTACATTGTCGTCAATAATTACCGAACTGGCAAATTTATCTGCGCCATGAACAACTCGATGAGCTATAGCAGATATATCATTAATAGAAGAAATAAGATTATTCTCCGGATTGGTAATTATTGAGATAATAGATTGAACACCCTGTAAATGATCTTTAACTGCCGTTGTCTCTTTTTTTTCCACACCCGCACCGGATTCATACTTTATTACAGAATCCTTCTCGCCAATTCTTTCTATAAGCCCTTTAACAAGAGAGATTTTTGACTTCCAGTCGTATAAGACAAATTTTATAGATGAACTTCCACAGTTAAGAGCTAGTATTTTCATTTGGATAAAGACCTCTTTTTTTGATATTCAGCTTGGACAGCAGTAATTGCAGTAACATTAATAATATCATCTACAGAACATCCTCTAGACAAATCATTCACAGGTTTTGCAGCACCCTGTATAATTGGTCCTAATGCAATAGCATTGGCTAACCTCTGAGTAAGCTTGTATGCAATATTACCGGCATCCAGATCAGGAAAAATCAAGATATTCGCCATACCTGCCACCTTACTACCGGGAGCTTTACTGAGTGCAACCTTAGGAACGATTGCCGCATCAACTTGCAATTCGCCATCAATAGTGAGTCCCGGATCAAGTTCTCGTGCAAGTTTGGTAGCTGTAATAACTTTCGTAACATCGTCATGATGAGCGCTGCCTTTCGTAGAAAAGGAGAGCATCGCTACTCTTGGCTCGGTGTCAAAAAAGACTTTAAATGATTGAGCTGTTGTTATCGCAATTTGAGCCAGCTGATTTGCATTGGGATTAGGGTTAACCCCGCAATCAGCATATAAAAACGCACCATTCTCGCCTAACGTCTTATTTTCTACAACCATAAGAAAGAAGCTCGAGATAATTGAGCAATAAGGCGCCGTACCGACACAATGAATAATCGAACGTATCGTATCTGCTGTCGTACTAATGGCTCCGGCAACCATACCATCTGCGGCTCCCTGATCAACCATCATTGCCCCGTAAAACAATTTATCTTCTTGCAGTATCTTTTTTGCCTGCTCCGGCGTCATACCCTTCTTCGCGCGTTTCTTATGGTATTCCTTGGCATATTTCTCGAAATTATCATCAGTTAAGGGATCAACGATTGTGACTCCGGTCATATCGAAGTTATACGCTTTGCTTATTTTAGCAATCTCATTTGCGCTACCAACTAAAATGACATTGGCAATTTTCTGCTTTGTTACTGAAGATGCTGCTTCAACAACCCTAGGGTCTGTACTTTCAGGCAATACTATCGTTTTGTAAACTGACTTCGCTCTATTAATAATACTTTCTAATATTTCCATGGATAATCCCACCTGTTTGATAATATTTTTGACAGCACAAATAAATAGCAAAAAAAAACACTCTCAATATATCACAGAAGTTCTATTTCGAGCAATGCAAGATCTTCCAAAAAACTAAAATTAACGCTCCATTAGCTAAAATATTTTCAGGATTTGCACTGAATCAACCAACAATACTTACATAGAGGCTCACCGTACAAATTACAATCATTTTTTATCGTTATTATTATTAAACATACCTCCGATCTTACAAGCCCCTGCTAGACAAAAACCATCCCTTATCTAAATTATCAGACAAGGCTCGAAATTTACAAATATTTATAAATTTTTAATTCATCATTTTTTAGCGTATCTATCACTATATCACTATTTCATAATTTCTTGACTCGCCCCATATTAAGTGCTAAGCTTAATCCATACGAACCCAAAACACCACATATAGCGTGAGAGAATTTTTATGAGATGTCCTTTTTGTTCATATGAAGAAATTAAAGTTATCGAATCTCGAGACACTAATGATGGCAAGGCTA from Candidatus Margulisiibacteriota bacterium harbors:
- the pta gene encoding phosphate acetyltransferase, producing MEILESIINRAKSVYKTIVLPESTDPRVVEAASSVTKQKIANVILVGSANEIAKISKAYNFDMTGVTIVDPLTDDNFEKYAKEYHKKRAKKGMTPEQAKKILQEDKLFYGAMMVDQGAADGMVAGAISTTADTIRSIIHCVGTAPYCSIISSFFLMVVENKTLGENGAFLYADCGVNPNPNANQLAQIAITTAQSFKVFFDTEPRVAMLSFSTKGSAHHDDVTKVITATKLARELDPGLTIDGELQVDAAIVPKVALSKAPGSKVAGMANILIFPDLDAGNIAYKLTQRLANAIALGPIIQGAAKPVNDLSRGCSVDDIINVTAITAVQAEYQKKRSLSK
- a CDS encoding propionate kinase (involved in coenzyme B(12)-dependent 1, 2-propanediol degradation; important for the synthesis of propionyl coenzyme A during growth on 1,2-propanediol); amino-acid sequence: MKILALNCGSSSIKFVLYDWKSKISLVKGLIERIGEKDSVIKYESGAGVEKKETTAVKDHLQGVQSIISIITNPENNLISSINDISAIAHRVVHGADKFASSVIIDDNVLQVIKDVASLAPLHNPPNIVGIEAAKATLSTIPHIAVFDTAFHQTIPDYAYIYPLPYEWYTKYKVRRYGFHGTSHLYVSKRAAVILGKHPSETNVITMHIGNGVSITAVKNGVSVDTSMGLTPLEGAMMGTRSGNIDPAIISYIMQKENLTEAEVEKILNKKSGILGITGKYSDRRDVVKYASEGDYLCQLAIEMETYRLKKRIGSYSAVLGRVDAVVFTAGVGENSPIIREKTCDGLDFLGMKFDKAKNNLVDKVKKEEVISMDDSKVKILVIPTNEEIVMIEDAVALIEGYYDDHLHMTYSFQKK